The following DNA comes from bacterium.
AGTTTTATAAAATTTTTTCCCTTTTAATTCAAAATTCAACATTCAAAATTCATAATTTTATAAAGTTTTCCTTAAGATTATCTAAACACATACATTTTGTAAAGCGTTATGGAATTAACTATAGTATGTTGTCTTAACATTAGTAACCCAATCCCTCAATGCCTCATTTATCGCATCCTTTAAGGTTTTTGAGCCACCTGCCACAGGATTTACCTTTGCCCCAAGCATCTCCATCCTAGTAACATTTGGCTTCTGCCTCCTCATATCCTCTGTTCCCATATAGACCTCACATTTTAAGCCAAGCATAGCAGATGCGGTTGCGGTTGCAACGCCATGCTGACCTGCACCTGTTTCGGCAATTATTCTTTTTTTCTCCATATATTTTGCAAGCAAAACCTGAGCAACTGTGTTGTTTATCTTGTGTGCTCCGGTATGACAAAGGTCTTCCCTCTTTAGGTATATTTTTGCACCACCCAGCTTTTTGGTAAGCTTCTCTGCAAAGTATAACGGGGTTGGTCTTCCCGCATAGAGCTTAAGCAACCTTTTTAGCTCATTCTGAAATCCCTTGTCTTTTTTTGCCTTTAAATATGCCTTAAGAAGCTCATCCAGAGCAAAGATAAGGGTCTCGGGAATGAACCTTCCGCCCAAGCCATTGAAATATCCCTTTTTATTGGGAAGCTTTTGCATTTTTATCACTTCCTACCTTTCCATATCGCTCCTTGAATAACTGAAAACCTATCTTTAACTCCAAAATTCTTATATAGATTCTCGGTTACGGTTCCTGTTGGATAATTAGTTTTTTCCTGTATTGCTACGAGTTCTATTGCAACAAGCAAGAATTCAACCGTGAATTCTCCAACTTTATCTAATTCCTTAAAGGGCTCAATGTGTTCGGGTTTGAAAAATTGAAGACATGGAGGAAAAGAATTTACAGGTTTAATCTGATTGAGCATTGCTAAAATATGGTCTTTTAATTTTAAAGTCAGTGATGGATTATAAGCGTGTTTAACATACATCTCAACAATCAAATGAACATGGGCAGGCGTTCTTTGTCGTTTCTTTGGCTCTCTAAATTTTACAATAAAATCATAAGGAGATTGTTGTTTGGTGCCGGGATAAACCTCAAAACACACATTCCCACCTGTTGTATAAACAAGATCATCCTCTTGCAATCGTCTGATTTTCCATATTTTATAAGAGGATTCCAGATAGTAATAGATTGTTCTTAACAGCCTAAAAAGATTCTTCATTTTTTATCTCATAAATAAGTAAATGCTGATGGGTTATTTTTAAATAGCCCCTTATATCCACTCCTTTTGAATTTGTTCCCTCTTGAGTAACAACTATGATTTCCTTAAGCCATAAATTCTTAAGCGTCAGCATATCTACTAATCTTTTAGCAATGGGTTCTACATACCCATCTATTCTTACATCTTGTGTTTGGATTGCCAAAAACCCACCTTTTCTTACACTAGGTAATTCTCTGTTTACAATTTCTTTTATCCCCCTTAAATAAGATTCAATGTTTGAGCTAGAAGAAGCATTGCTCAAAAATGGGGACTTAATAAAAAGTAATCCTTTTCTCTTTTGCTCCTTTCTTTCAGTAAATTTGGTATCTCTCTTATTATGGGAAATAAAGGTTATAACTAAACATCCATCTTTGTTTGAGTATCTATCAATTACATTCTTGTTTAATTGTTCTTCAAAATTCTTCTTTGGCAATATCCAGACTGTTGTAGTTTCAAGCTTATCTAATTTTCTCTTAAAAGATAGTTTCTGTGGGCTAGGGCTAATTAAATCGTAGTTATCTCTTACATATAAAAGACTATGTGTTCTAGGTTTTTCAAAAATTGGTAGATACTCATGTCCTAAAAGAAGAAAATTATACTTAATACTATTTTCATACCAAAATCCTGTTGTCTTGCAATTATGCTGTCGTTTGATAACAAGCTCTCTCAATTTAAAACCTGCATTCAAATAAACATTTATTAGTTTAAAACCCAAAGGAATCACATGTTTTTGCCTACGGGTGTCTCCTATCAAAATCGCACATTGTCTACCAGGCTTTAGCACCCTAAAACTTTCTTTTGAAACTTTTGACATCTCTTTTAAGAAATCGTCTATATCAAAAAATGATAAATCCCTTTCTTTAGAGGAAGTATAATGAATAATATTTGCATAAGGAGGATGGGCACAGATTAGATCTATAGAGCTATCTTGCAAAAAAGATAAATCCCTGGCATCGCCAACCAACAACTCTGGTTCATAGACTTGAGGATGAATTTTATCCTCAATAAATCCTGACAGATGGGGCTCTATGTTAAAATTTACATTTTTTTTTGCCAGCTCAATAGCTTTATCGTTTATATCAAGGGCTATACACCTTCTTCCTAAAAGCTTACATTCTACAGCTGTTGTTCCTGCACCACAGAAATAGTCTAAAACCAATTCACCAGGTTTTGAATATTTAAGAATAATATTTCTTGGGATATAAGGAGACCAATTCCCTCTATATTC
Coding sequences within:
- a CDS encoding DNA methyltransferase, whose product is MSSQKVSFEGEKEFQEAILQEKTKGTSDLEIGQKYGVTFRYIEKLITKTQGVNISLLKVSKKARTLYPKDFKEEQTTVWSFKQRGNWATHSGEYRGNWSPYIPRNIILKYSKPGELVLDYFCGAGTTAVECKLLGRRCIALDINDKAIELAKKNVNFNIEPHLSGFIEDKIHPQVYEPELLVGDARDLSFLQDSSIDLICAHPPYANIIHYTSSKERDLSFFDIDDFLKEMSKVSKESFRVLKPGRQCAILIGDTRRQKHVIPLGFKLINVYLNAGFKLRELVIKRQHNCKTTGFWYENSIKYNFLLLGHEYLPIFEKPRTHSLLYVRDNYDLISPSPQKLSFKRKLDKLETTTVWILPKKNFEEQLNKNVIDRYSNKDGCLVITFISHNKRDTKFTERKEQKRKGLLFIKSPFLSNASSSSNIESYLRGIKEIVNRELPSVRKGGFLAIQTQDVRIDGYVEPIAKRLVDMLTLKNLWLKEIIVVTQEGTNSKGVDIRGYLKITHQHLLIYEIKNEESF